From Candidatus Delongbacteria bacterium:
AAAACAAAAGTTGTGACCCAATTATAAATGCTAAAAACCTATATTACAGATACAATGCAATATAGTGCTTACTGTTTTCAAGTTGGGTTAACAAACTAAAGTAAAAAAAAAGCCACTGTAAAGTGGCTATGTTTTTTGAATAAATTATTTATGATTTAATCTCTTCCTCTTCCAAAAAGTCTTAAAAGCATAAGAAATAGATTAATAAAATCAAGATAAAGTGTTAATGCTCCTAAAAGTGCATACTTGCTTACTGATTCCTCATCAGCACCCTGATAATACATTTTTTTAAGCTTTTGAGTATCGTAGGCAGTTAAACCAAGGAAAATGAAAACACCTAGATATGTTATAAGTCCATCGATCATTGTCGATGCAATAAAAAAATTCAATACGGAAGCTATGATAATACCAAAAAGACCCATCATAAAGAAGCTTCCCCAACTGGTCAGATCTTTTTTAGTAACGTAACCATAAACACTCATTGCTCCAAAGGTTAGAGCTGAAGTTAAGAAAGCGTTGTAGATAACTCCAATTGAGTAGACTAATAGAATTACCGAAAGTGTCATTCCATTCAATACAGAATAGAGCATAAAAACCATTGTGGCTGTTGTGATGCTCATTTTATGTACTCTTGCAGAAAAGTAGAATACTAAACCAAGTTCAGCAAAAATTAAAACATAAAACATTGGGGATTGAACTATTCCAAGTAATAATGTTTCTGATCGTATTGTTATAACTGCAGTTAAAGCTGTAACCAAAAGAGCAGCCAGCATCCAGCCATAAACTTTGGTCATAAAACTTCTCTGTTCATCTGCAACAGAAATATTTTGTAAAGATTTGATATCCATGTTTCCTCCTATAGTTAAGTGTCAATAAATTATAACAAAATATGACAATTGTAAATATGATAATTTACATTTTTTATCCCCTGAATTTATAGTCATCTGGTTTGATATGCTTCCAAGCAGGCATTTTTAACAGAGCTTTTTTTGCATAATTAAATGCATCTTCTCTGCTCATTGTTTTGTCTTTTTTTATGATTAGGTCCGTAAGGTCAGATAATTTTTCTGGAAATGATTTTAAAATACCATCGCCATCAGTACAGAAACTACAGTATCTACTGTCATAATCATGCCCTCCATAATCACTCTCATCTTCCATTAAATAACCACAAGATTCACATTTCTTTGACATATCTACTCCCAATTTTTTAATAATAAAAGATAAATTTTCCCGTTGGTTATACGGAATTTACCAGCAAATTCTCCAGCCTCATCACCAATTCCAGCATAATAATCTAAATGGTTTTTATTGATTGCCCCTCCAGTGTCCTGATCGATTACAATTGATTTTACAGATAAATTGTGATCTTCATCAAAACCCTCTATGTAAAAAATTCCACCTCCACTGAAAATCTTTTTGTCCATAGCTATTGATCTTTTCGGAGTAACAGGAAATCCAAGTGAACCATTAGGTGCCATACTATTATCAATTCTAGAATATGGTTTTTCGGTCATTTTGTAAAAAACGTAACTCTCATTTGAAGAACATACTCTTCTCAACTCATCTGGATTATTCTCCAAATATTCTCTAATGGTTTGCATTGAAATTTTCTCTCTGGGAATTTTCCCTTCATTTACGAGAATTTTCCCGATAGAACTATACTTTCTTGAATTTTTACCTGCATAATCAAACTTATAAATTACAGTATCTGAAACAGATACATACCCTCCCCCCTGTACATGCATTGTAAAGAGGTCAAAATAATCCTTAAGATATATTAATGCCAAATCGCTATCGAGAAATGCTTTTTGGAAATCTATTTCGTCTCTTGAAAAAACTGGCTTTATGGTTTTTGTTTTAAAGTCAACTAGAGCTGCGACTCTTGATGAGCTAGATGAATTACCTTTTTTAATAAAAGTAGAATCAAAATTGTCTGTTTCAATATAAAAAAGATTATCTGGAATTCTATACAATGGCCAAACATGAGTTGAATCTTTTGACAATGAGCCTTTAAAAACTGGGGAATAGTAGGATGTAAACTCAGTCATCCCATGCTCATTTTCAAGAGTTTTTATTTCAAATTCATCATTTATAATATTATTAAAAGTTTCCTTATCTAAGTCTATTATATCATACAATCTTTTTAGTGATTCGAACATTCTGCTATTTGAAATTGATAAGTTTGCATACACCGATGTTTCATCATATTTTTTTCTAAAATATTCCATCTGTCGTATTATTGACAATTTTAAGTTTTCTTTTGTAGACTGATCATCTTCAATGTATAATTTAGAATCTTCAATATTTTTAAAACTATAGCTTTTATCTTTGATGCCAGTACATGAAAACAAAAACAAAATTATTTGGAGAGTAAAGAATATTTTTTTAATAATTGCTCCTTTTCTATATTTTATCCCTTGTAATTTTGAACAAAATTTAAGATTAATCAATAGAAACATTAAAAAAGGAGAAAATATGAAGAGATATATAGTTTTGGTAACGATAATTTTTCAAATTCTGCTTTCTAAAGGGATGATTGTTGGAAAAGTTGTTGACAGTTCAGATAAAAATCCGCTAATGGCTGCAAACATTACACTTGGAAATACGACTCTGGGGTCAGAAACTGATGATAAAGGTTTCTTTTATATAGAATCAGTACCTTCAGGTAAATATTTACTCAAGTGTCAATACGTAGGATATTCAAACAAATATAGAATTGTTCAAGTTAAATCAGATGAAAAAACAATTTTAAATTTTGAGATGGACCCAATTTTTTTATCTCTTCCTGAAGTGGAATTGGAAGTTGATAAAATTCCTATTGTTTTAGATTTTGAATCAAAAGAAAGAAAAGTTAGATTCACGAGAGAGCCGGTAAAGTTTTATCTGGTTAAAAGAAAGTTAAAAGATACAACACTTGATCTTGAAACTGGATTTTTTCAAAGAATGTATTACTATATGTGGTCAGTTTTTAACTAAATCTTTTTGGAGCTATGATGAAGGTCAAAATATCTGTTTTAACAATTGTTCTCATTGGAGCTGGTTATTTTTTTTTAAAACCACTATTCATGAAAGACATAGATTATATCAGAGAGCGAATAGAGTATGGAATTCAAAACACCAATAAAAGTGGTGTTGATGGCGATTTTAATATTGCTCTAAAATCGGAAAGATTCTCAAATATTTTTGAAAATGAAATATTTTATAAACTTATTAATACAAAAGATTTGTTGAAAAGATACGATGTTGAGTTTTTAAGAGATAATTTTGAGGGTTCAATTGATAAAAATGGATTGAAATCAATCTTTTTTTATGCGTATAGAGAGTTACAAAAATTAGATATTGATTATGAAGTGAAAGATTACAAGATAGAAAATGATAAGGCAGAAGTTAAAGTATTGTTTAAAACAACATTAATTTTACATGAAATACATGGTAATGAAACTCTGCTAGTTAAATTGCATCTTAATAGAACTGAAAAGGGCTGGTTCATTAACTTTATAGAATATAATGGAAAGTAAACTAAGCTATACTACAGAATAGATGCAGGATAATTAGCTATGAAAAAACATTAAAAAAAATTATGATTTCTAGAAATCTTTACTTATATTTGATTTCCGGTACCACACTTCAATGGATCGGGATAAGAAATGAAAACTAATATTGTAAATATTGAGAGCCCTGTAGTAAAAGAGAGGGCGATTTTTGATTTCTGTATTATTCAAGTTAGAATTTTAGGGGTAGACAATTTGTCTACCCTTTTTTTTATCGAACAACAGAGTTTAATAAATCTATATCAAGGAGGAGTTTGAATGGGTAGTTTCAAAGGGAATTCTATTGTATCTTTGAAAGATATGACAAAAGAGGAGATTCTATATCTTCTACAAAAAGCTGCTGATGTTAAGAGCAAAAAAGTTACTAATATTTTAAAAGATAAAGTAGTAGCTTCTTTATTCTTTGAACCTTCGACAAGAACTAGATTATCTTTTGAATCAGCGGTTCTTGGACAAGGAGGTAGCGTTTTTGGTTTTGCAGATCCAGGTGCTTCTTCTGTAAAAAAAGGTGAAACTCTTTCTGATACAATTAAAAATGTTATGGGTTACTGTGATGCAATCGTAATGAGACACTTTATAGAAGGTGCTGCAAGAAGAGCATCTGAAATTTCAACTGTACCTGTTATTAATGGTGGTGATGGTGCGAATCAACATCCGACTCAGACATTCCTCGATCTATTTACTATGATGGAAAAAAGAGGATCACTTGAAAATATGACTGTTGGTTTGATGGGTGATTTAAAATATGGTAGAACTATACACTCTCTATCAATGGCGTTAACTCACTTCAATGTTAAGCTTTATCTAATCTCTCCAAATGAATTAAAGCTACCTGAACACTATTGTGACTATTTAAGATCAAAGAATATCGAGTTTGTTGAGTCTTCACTTGAAGAGTGTGGAAAAGAATTAGACTTTTTATACTGTACCAGAATTCAAAAAGAGAGATTCTTTGATCCAATGGAATATGATAAAGTGGTTGGTAGTTATAAAGTTAATAAAGCTACGTTGGAGCTTTTGAAAGATAATACATACATCATGCATCCGCTTCCAAGAGTTGATGAAATCTCTGTTGAGTGTGATGATGATCCTAGAGCTGTTTATTTTGAACAAGCTCATAATGGAGTTCCAGTTAGATCTGCTCTACTAGCTTTAACAATTGGCACACTAGAATAGTTAAAATTTAAATTTGGAGATAAAAATGAGTGACAGTAGACAATATAAAGTTTTTAAAATAGAAAAAGGAACTGTAATTGACCACATTCCTTCACCTAAAGGATTGACAGTTTTCAAAATGCTCACAAAAAATCCTGAATCTTTAATTTCAATTGGTTTAAATTTTGATTCTAAGCAAGTTGGTAAAAAGGATTTGATCAAATTTGAAGATAAAATTATCAGTAAAAAAGAGACTGATAAGATTTCGTTGATCGCTCCTGAAGCTACTATCAATATTATTGAGGGTGGAAAAGTTATTGAGAAAAGACGTATTGATATTCCAAGTGAAATTACTGGTTTTCTTAAATGTATCAATCCTTCTTGCATCACTAATATAGAAAAAATTGAAACAAAGTTCAAAATCGTTCAAAATAAGCCTGTTAAAGCAATGTGCCATTATTGCGAAAAAATAGTCGAAGTAAAATCTGATATGATTGATAAAGATCTATAGTTATCTACCTTATTCCTCCTCTGTTTACAGGGGAGGTTTTTTCAAGATTTATTTGATCCAATCGCTTTGAATCCGGCATTTTTTTTTACTTGATATTGATTTTTTTTCCAAACCTAATCTGTAAAATACTTCTATTTTATTCACAATAATTTTCAAGAAAATTTACAGTTTAACATTTTCTAATCTTGTCAAAGTAAAAAAGCTCGGAAAAACCGAGCTTTTTTACATCATTTAATATATCTACAGATTTTCTAATAACTCATCATCCACTAAGTTCGGAATAGTAACTTTCAATCTAGGTTCAATTTCCATAGCTCGTTTGATAGCAAAAATTGCCCCATCATTTCTAGCCCAACTTCTTCTGGAAATACCATTATTCACATCCCAGAAAAGCATAGATTTTAACCTCCTGTCACTATCGTCTGATCCATCAAGTACCATACCGAAACCACCATTGATAACTTCTCCCCAACCTACTCCGCCACCATTGTGAATTGAAACCCAAGTAGCACCACGGAAAGAATCACCAATTACATTATGAATAGCCATATCAG
This genomic window contains:
- a CDS encoding Bax inhibitor-1/YccA family protein, which codes for MDIKSLQNISVADEQRSFMTKVYGWMLAALLVTALTAVITIRSETLLLGIVQSPMFYVLIFAELGLVFYFSARVHKMSITTATMVFMLYSVLNGMTLSVILLVYSIGVIYNAFLTSALTFGAMSVYGYVTKKDLTSWGSFFMMGLFGIIIASVLNFFIASTMIDGLITYLGVFIFLGLTAYDTQKLKKMYYQGADEESVSKYALLGALTLYLDFINLFLMLLRLFGRGRD
- a CDS encoding AraC family transcriptional regulator, giving the protein MSKKCESCGYLMEDESDYGGHDYDSRYCSFCTDGDGILKSFPEKLSDLTDLIIKKDKTMSREDAFNYAKKALLKMPAWKHIKPDDYKFRG
- a CDS encoding MltA domain-containing protein; translation: MINLKFCSKLQGIKYRKGAIIKKIFFTLQIILFLFSCTGIKDKSYSFKNIEDSKLYIEDDQSTKENLKLSIIRQMEYFRKKYDETSVYANLSISNSRMFESLKRLYDIIDLDKETFNNIINDEFEIKTLENEHGMTEFTSYYSPVFKGSLSKDSTHVWPLYRIPDNLFYIETDNFDSTFIKKGNSSSSSRVAALVDFKTKTIKPVFSRDEIDFQKAFLDSDLALIYLKDYFDLFTMHVQGGGYVSVSDTVIYKFDYAGKNSRKYSSIGKILVNEGKIPREKISMQTIREYLENNPDELRRVCSSNESYVFYKMTEKPYSRIDNSMAPNGSLGFPVTPKRSIAMDKKIFSGGGIFYIEGFDEDHNLSVKSIVIDQDTGGAINKNHLDYYAGIGDEAGEFAGKFRITNGKIYLLLLKNWE
- a CDS encoding carboxypeptidase-like regulatory domain-containing protein gives rise to the protein MKRYIVLVTIIFQILLSKGMIVGKVVDSSDKNPLMAANITLGNTTLGSETDDKGFFYIESVPSGKYLLKCQYVGYSNKYRIVQVKSDEKTILNFEMDPIFLSLPEVELEVDKIPIVLDFESKERKVRFTREPVKFYLVKRKLKDTTLDLETGFFQRMYYYMWSVFN
- the pyrB gene encoding aspartate carbamoyltransferase — its product is MGSFKGNSIVSLKDMTKEEILYLLQKAADVKSKKVTNILKDKVVASLFFEPSTRTRLSFESAVLGQGGSVFGFADPGASSVKKGETLSDTIKNVMGYCDAIVMRHFIEGAARRASEISTVPVINGGDGANQHPTQTFLDLFTMMEKRGSLENMTVGLMGDLKYGRTIHSLSMALTHFNVKLYLISPNELKLPEHYCDYLRSKNIEFVESSLEECGKELDFLYCTRIQKERFFDPMEYDKVVGSYKVNKATLELLKDNTYIMHPLPRVDEISVECDDDPRAVYFEQAHNGVPVRSALLALTIGTLE
- a CDS encoding aspartate carbamoyltransferase regulatory subunit, which produces MSDSRQYKVFKIEKGTVIDHIPSPKGLTVFKMLTKNPESLISIGLNFDSKQVGKKDLIKFEDKIISKKETDKISLIAPEATINIIEGGKVIEKRRIDIPSEITGFLKCINPSCITNIEKIETKFKIVQNKPVKAMCHYCEKIVEVKSDMIDKDL